The nucleotide sequence TTTCCCTGGCCCTATCCAATACTTCGGCCCGACTGAAGTTTGTGATCAGCCAACAATTACCCTTACTCTAGAACAAGCGTAATTAGGACTTAAACCCAAAGAAAAAGCCACTCTGATACAGAGTGGCTTTTTTGTGCCTATATGAGTAATATCGAATAAAATAGCTAGATCTAATTTAACGCTCTTACAAAATTTCACGTACTGATTTCGTGCCTAGTCACTAGAGTGTTTATTGCCAGAGTAAACTTCCCATTCTCACTCGCTAAACAAAAAAAAAGAGCGAACAATTACTTGTTCGCTCAAAATTTATCTGGCTAGCTTCTAAAGATCTAAACCGTCAAATAAACCACCCAAGCTACCAAAGCTCTCAGATTTATTTTTCTTATGAAGCTCATTAAGCATCTTAGCCGTATTCTCACTTGCTACTGCCTTACCAGGAAGACAAAGAGAGATTTTACCACCTTCTACTTTGAATGCTTCTATCTTATGCTCAGTACCTTTAGCATAATTGATTTCTAAAAACTTTGTTGAGTCACCACTCTTTGGAATATCGAGTTGACTTACATGAAGCAAACCACTGCGACCATCAGACAGGCCCATAAATACGCCATAAGGCTTAATGTTCTCAACTGTGCCCGTTAAATCTTTCGCTTCGACTTCTTCAACAAGCTCACTAACATCACCTTTGAAGAGGCTTAAAGAAACGCGATGTTGATCCAAATCGAGTGAATCAATTTTCACTTTAAGTGACTCACCAACTTCAGGTTGAATACCTTTGAACTGCGAAATATGCAGAAGACCATCTACACCTTCAATGAGTTCTAAAAATGCACCAAACTCTTGAACCGAACTAACCTTGGCTTCAAATGTCGCACCATTAAAGAGTTCATCCGAATCCCATGGGTCTTGTAGGCACGCGCGAAGTGAGAGCGTGATACGCCCTTTTTCCCAATCGAGGGCCAAAATCTTACAGCTTACTTCATCTCCCACAGAAACAAATTCATTCAGATCTACATTGCGCTTCCAAGAAACTTCTGAGGCTGGAACTAAACCATCAACACCACCAATATCTACAAAAAAACCAAAGCGCTCAATGTGACGAATGACGCCCGTTATTTCATCGCCTTCAACAAGCTCTTCTTGGAGTTTCTCTCTCTGCTTTTCCGCTAAAGTATTTAAGTAATCACGACGTGAAACTACCGCACCACGATCATCAATTTTAGTGATCAGAAAACTAAAAGTTTGTCCAAGATAAAGTGACGCATCACCAGGACGAGAATCCATTTGTGAATAAGGACAAAAAGCCATATTCCCACTTAAGTTAACTGTATAACCACCCTTGCGTTCTTCGATAACTTTGCCTTCTACAGGAATTTTCTCTGTAAAAGCAGCTTCAAAAGTTTCATTAAGAGCATCACCAGAGAGTTTCACTGTAAGGCTAATTTCACCATTGCGGTCACTTATTACCCAAGCGTCGATCTCATCACCAACTTCAAACTCAAGTACACCTTTGTTATCGAGAAGTTCACCAATGGGGATTATACCTTCGCAGCGTGCACCGATATCTACAAATAAAGAACTCTTATCAATTAGAGTGATTTTTCCTTTTACGGCATCGCCTGACTTAAAATCAATTTTCATACTTCCAGACTTAGCTTCAAATAAGGAAGCAAAATCTTCATCAACACTAATAAAATCAGGTATCTCGTTCATTGTAGGCACTTTTGTTTAATTAAAAATATTTTGGCCCTTACTATCACTCGAAGCAGTTTTTTTTAAAGTCGGTAAACAAAACTCCTTAGATAAAATTTTCTCGGCTTGATCGTAAGTGTTACTCATATAAATTGACAAACTATAATTATCAACGTTTAAAAATTTCACGGAGTACCAATGGCGAACTTAATTCGACTCGACAATGGACAAACCTATTCGCTCAACAAAGAAAACATCCTCGGCCGACTTTCTGCTGCTGATATTTTCCTCGATGATGTCAGCGTCTCTCGTCACCATGCTCAACTAAATTTCCATAATAGCGGTCAATTCCAACTGGTCGATATGGCGAGTTGCAACGGCGTCGCCATTAATGGCTCGAAAATTTCTAAAGGACTTGTTCGTACTGGCGACAAAATAACGATTGGTAAAGTTGATCTTATTTTCTCCGATGACGCTCAAGGCGCTAGCTCTAAACCTAGTCAATCTGCAGGGAACAAAACTATTGCTCTGGGATCTCATCCCCAAACTCAAAATAGTGGATCTCAAGCATCTAATCGTACCGCAACATCACTTGAAGATTTCATTAGCTTAAGCCCAAATGAATCCATTGACTCTGCGGTCCACCATGATATAAGCCGCTCTTGGCTTAAAAAGATTGTTTTTACTAACCTCGCCGTCAATGCCGCGAAAAATGAGATGGAAGTTTACGAAGCACTCAATGACACTCTTCAATCTTCTATTCAATGCAGCCAAATTTATCTCACTGTGATTAAAGATGACAGCGAAAACAATATCGCGTTAGCCACAGGGGATGATGATAGCTCTCGCATGAGTTCTGACCTCATGAGAAAAACTTTAAATGATGGCGCCGCCTTCATGATTCGCGATACCTCAAACAGCAAGTTAGTGGATCGCAATACCTTGGTTAACAATGGCGTTCGCTCGGTGCTAACGGCACCTTTGTTAAATTCTATCAAAAAATCTATTGGCTTTATTTATATTGATAGCAAACTCGATCAAGCCATTACCAATGCTGAATTTGCTTTTGCACGACTCATCTGCATGCATGCAGGTC is from Lentisphaera profundi and encodes:
- a CDS encoding S1 RNA-binding domain-containing protein, with the translated sequence MNEIPDFISVDEDFASLFEAKSGSMKIDFKSGDAVKGKITLIDKSSLFVDIGARCEGIIPIGELLDNKGVLEFEVGDEIDAWVISDRNGEISLTVKLSGDALNETFEAAFTEKIPVEGKVIEERKGGYTVNLSGNMAFCPYSQMDSRPGDASLYLGQTFSFLITKIDDRGAVVSRRDYLNTLAEKQREKLQEELVEGDEITGVIRHIERFGFFVDIGGVDGLVPASEVSWKRNVDLNEFVSVGDEVSCKILALDWEKGRITLSLRACLQDPWDSDELFNGATFEAKVSSVQEFGAFLELIEGVDGLLHISQFKGIQPEVGESLKVKIDSLDLDQHRVSLSLFKGDVSELVEEVEAKDLTGTVENIKPYGVFMGLSDGRSGLLHVSQLDIPKSGDSTKFLEINYAKGTEHKIEAFKVEGGKISLCLPGKAVASENTAKMLNELHKKNKSESFGSLGGLFDGLDL
- a CDS encoding sigma 54-interacting transcriptional regulator, with protein sequence MANLIRLDNGQTYSLNKENILGRLSAADIFLDDVSVSRHHAQLNFHNSGQFQLVDMASCNGVAINGSKISKGLVRTGDKITIGKVDLIFSDDAQGASSKPSQSAGNKTIALGSHPQTQNSGSQASNRTATSLEDFISLSPNESIDSAVHHDISRSWLKKIVFTNLAVNAAKNEMEVYEALNDTLQSSIQCSQIYLTVIKDDSENNIALATGDDDSSRMSSDLMRKTLNDGAAFMIRDTSNSKLVDRNTLVNNGVRSVLTAPLLNSIKKSIGFIYIDSKLDQAITNAEFAFARLICMHAGLLLCKLLNTTIVSTDSDKKTLALPGHSDYVHKLMKKIEIFSSLDSPVLIEGHEGNDFAEVADILHGNSNRSNMRLIRINCEDNSGLPIYEQLFGSSSKIQQAKQGSLFIENIDQLDISSQKKLYEFIASGKLNEQDTNTLDTRIICSSKIPFEEAMNQGILHPMFRNVFQNCTLHLCALHEHLDDLPDIVEHYFMEARKQSSNKEIQLEEGAHLALYHCQGNEMEVAFILKFATMKAKTNIITKEQLEKYT